Proteins encoded in a region of the Paramagnetospirillum magneticum AMB-1 genome:
- the padH gene encoding NADH-dependent phenylglyoxylate dehydrogenase subunit epsilon, producing MPEAKYLLVGSSHAALEALRAIRLVDPDGSMAMLTRDDRLPYSPTILPYVVSGRSAPDKVLLRDPAFFAANNCAYVPNARAVSLDAKARAVTLENGEVWRYQSLLIASGAAPAIPPVKGLDGVTYHVLRSLADAEGLRGAMGAAKTAVVLGAGLVGLHAAENMAEAGLKVTVVEMQGHVLPGYFDAKASTRIEDAFTTHGVELKLGRKVVEVAPGKVMVDDGTTIAADLLLVATGVRPVTDWLEGSGVLVDRGVVVDEAMRTNIDGVWAAGDVAQATDFASGNKALIGIIPTAVEQGKIAGQGMAGDSYRKDYAGGLPVNTYRFFGRVALSIGRAAATDGVEAVETASGAYRRLVLEGNRLVGYASVDEPFDVGIMGELIRRRVDLSECKDAFLARPVETGRRLMSEQWR from the coding sequence ATGCCCGAGGCCAAATACCTTCTCGTCGGCTCCAGCCATGCGGCGCTGGAAGCCCTGCGCGCCATCCGTCTGGTGGACCCGGACGGCTCCATGGCCATGCTGACCCGCGACGACCGGTTGCCCTATTCGCCCACCATCCTGCCCTATGTGGTGTCGGGACGGTCGGCGCCGGACAAGGTGCTGCTGCGCGATCCCGCCTTCTTCGCGGCGAACAACTGCGCCTATGTGCCCAATGCGCGGGCGGTGTCGCTGGATGCCAAGGCGCGTGCGGTGACCCTGGAGAACGGCGAGGTCTGGCGCTACCAGTCCCTGCTGATCGCCTCGGGCGCCGCGCCCGCCATTCCGCCGGTCAAGGGGCTGGACGGCGTGACCTATCATGTGCTGCGCAGTCTGGCCGACGCTGAGGGCCTGCGCGGCGCCATGGGCGCGGCCAAAACGGCCGTGGTGCTGGGGGCCGGTCTGGTGGGGCTGCACGCCGCCGAGAACATGGCCGAGGCCGGATTGAAGGTCACGGTGGTGGAGATGCAGGGCCACGTCCTGCCCGGCTATTTCGATGCCAAGGCCAGCACCCGCATCGAGGACGCCTTCACCACGCACGGCGTGGAGCTGAAGCTCGGGCGCAAGGTGGTCGAGGTGGCGCCGGGCAAGGTCATGGTCGATGACGGCACCACCATCGCGGCCGACCTGCTGCTGGTGGCCACCGGGGTCCGTCCGGTCACCGACTGGCTGGAGGGCTCGGGCGTTCTGGTGGACAGGGGCGTGGTGGTGGACGAGGCCATGCGCACCAACATCGATGGCGTCTGGGCGGCGGGCGACGTGGCCCAGGCCACCGACTTCGCCAGCGGCAACAAGGCCCTGATCGGCATCATCCCCACCGCGGTGGAGCAGGGCAAGATTGCCGGCCAGGGCATGGCCGGAGATTCCTACCGCAAGGACTACGCCGGCGGCCTGCCGGTCAACACCTACCGCTTCTTCGGCCGGGTGGCGCTGTCCATCGGCCGGGCCGCCGCCACCGATGGCGTCGAGGCGGTCGAGACGGCGTCGGGCGCCTATCGCCGGCTGGTCCTCGAAGGCAACCGCCTGGTGGGCTACGCCAGCGTCGACGAACCCTTCGACGTGGGCATCATGGGCGAACTGATCCGCCGCCGGGTGGATTTGAGCGAATGCAAGGACGCCTTCCTGGCCCGGCCGGTGGAAACCGGGCGGCGCCTGATGAGCGAGCAGTGGAGATAA
- the padI gene encoding NADH-dependent phenylglyoxylate dehydrogenase subunit beta, with translation MGVAFDSISFKASLCDGCGDCMTACSQAKGGASRISIVPGAKAGSFETALCRQCGDPKCVQVCPSGALDKDGGNGIIGWDASKCVDCLLCTAGCAYGGIAVDESVARVGKCDQCDGDPACVKVCPTGALEFRKAGSIFNEYGAKEDLFVPGLSGCQGCNSELIMRHAMRKIGRNSVLATPPGCIPGMGSVGYNGKTGTKVPVFHPLLTNTASMLSGIRRYYDRIGRKDIVVMALAGDGGTADCGFHAVSGAAERGEKVLYVCVDNEGYMNTGMQRSGTTPYGSWTSTTPVGEHMQGKTQDAKNLPLIMTAHKCRYVATASTGYMEDLYEKLDRAIAASFEGFSYLHIYSPCPTGWRIPSSKVIDACRLSVDSNFNPLWEYTNTSGLRFTHSPDNAHPVSAYVKMIGKYRHLSPDQLAHIQAKVDEQVALLKLMAAESPPPPAAHRAPAGSSTPAGAEPSQPARREIARN, from the coding sequence ATGGGCGTGGCATTCGACAGCATCAGCTTCAAGGCTTCGCTCTGCGACGGCTGTGGCGACTGCATGACGGCCTGTTCCCAGGCCAAGGGCGGCGCGTCCCGGATTTCCATCGTTCCCGGCGCCAAGGCCGGCAGCTTCGAGACGGCGCTGTGCCGCCAGTGCGGCGATCCCAAATGCGTCCAGGTCTGCCCCTCCGGCGCCCTGGACAAGGATGGCGGCAACGGAATCATCGGCTGGGACGCCTCCAAATGCGTGGACTGCCTGCTGTGCACCGCCGGCTGCGCCTATGGCGGTATCGCGGTGGACGAGAGTGTGGCCCGCGTCGGCAAGTGCGACCAGTGCGACGGCGACCCCGCCTGCGTCAAGGTCTGCCCGACGGGAGCGCTGGAGTTCCGCAAGGCGGGCTCCATCTTCAACGAGTACGGCGCCAAGGAAGACCTGTTCGTGCCCGGCCTGTCGGGCTGCCAGGGCTGCAATTCCGAGCTGATCATGCGCCACGCCATGCGCAAGATCGGCCGTAATTCGGTGCTGGCCACCCCGCCGGGCTGCATCCCCGGCATGGGCTCGGTGGGCTATAACGGCAAGACCGGCACCAAGGTTCCGGTGTTCCATCCGCTGCTGACCAACACCGCCTCCATGCTGTCGGGCATCCGCCGCTATTACGACCGCATCGGCCGCAAGGACATCGTGGTGATGGCCCTGGCCGGGGACGGCGGCACCGCCGATTGCGGCTTCCATGCCGTGTCGGGTGCGGCGGAGCGGGGCGAGAAGGTGCTGTATGTCTGCGTCGACAACGAAGGCTACATGAACACCGGCATGCAGCGCTCGGGCACCACGCCCTACGGCTCGTGGACCTCGACCACTCCGGTGGGCGAGCACATGCAGGGCAAGACCCAGGACGCCAAGAACCTGCCGCTGATCATGACGGCCCACAAGTGCCGCTATGTGGCCACGGCGTCCACCGGCTACATGGAGGATCTCTACGAGAAGCTGGACCGCGCCATCGCGGCGTCGTTCGAGGGCTTCTCCTACCTCCATATCTATTCGCCGTGCCCCACCGGCTGGCGCATTCCGTCGTCCAAGGTGATCGACGCCTGCCGCCTGAGCGTGGACAGCAACTTCAATCCGCTGTGGGAATACACCAATACCAGCGGGCTGCGCTTCACCCATTCGCCGGACAACGCCCATCCGGTGTCCGCCTACGTCAAGATGATCGGCAAGTACCGGCATCTTTCCCCCGACCAGCTCGCCCACATCCAGGCCAAGGTGGACGAGCAGGTTGCGCTGCTCAAACTGATGGCGGCGGAGTCCCCTCCGCCTCCCGCGGCGCATCGGGCTCCGGCCGGATCCTCCACCCCGGCCGGAGCCGAACCTTCCCAGCCCGCAAGGCGGGAAATCGCACGGAACTGA
- a CDS encoding FTR1 family iron permease, with protein sequence MLASAVIVFREVLEAALIVGIVLAATKGLAGSRRWVTAGILAGLLGSAVIAGSAEALSDALSGMGQELFNASILGVAVLMLGWHTVWMSSHGREMAAEMKRVGHAVVVGARPLSVLAVVVGVAVLREGAETVLFVFGISTAEEGGKMATIAGCAVGLGAGITVGTLLYRGLLAIPTRHLFSVTTWLVTLLAAGMAAQAVTYLSAAGVIEMAPQPLWDTSWLLSETSIGGRLLHTLVGYMDRPSAVQLLAYGATLLGITALARVAGRQHA encoded by the coding sequence ATGTTGGCATCAGCCGTCATCGTTTTTCGCGAGGTTCTGGAAGCCGCCCTGATCGTCGGCATTGTCCTGGCCGCCACCAAAGGATTGGCCGGCAGCCGCCGATGGGTGACCGCCGGAATCCTGGCCGGGCTGCTGGGATCGGCCGTCATCGCCGGCTCGGCGGAGGCTCTGTCCGATGCCTTGTCGGGCATGGGACAGGAGCTGTTCAACGCCTCCATTCTGGGAGTGGCCGTGCTGATGCTGGGCTGGCACACCGTCTGGATGAGCAGCCACGGCCGCGAGATGGCCGCCGAGATGAAGCGGGTCGGCCACGCCGTGGTGGTCGGCGCCCGCCCCCTGTCCGTCCTGGCGGTGGTGGTCGGCGTCGCCGTGCTGCGCGAAGGCGCCGAGACCGTGCTGTTCGTCTTCGGCATCTCCACGGCCGAGGAGGGCGGCAAGATGGCCACCATCGCCGGCTGCGCCGTGGGCCTGGGCGCCGGCATCACCGTGGGCACCCTGCTCTATCGCGGCCTGCTGGCCATCCCCACCCGTCACCTGTTCTCGGTCACCACCTGGCTGGTGACCCTGCTGGCCGCCGGCATGGCGGCTCAGGCGGTGACCTATCTGTCCGCCGCCGGCGTGATCGAGATGGCGCCGCAGCCGTTGTGGGATACCTCGTGGCTGCTGTCCGAGACCAGCATCGGCGGCCGCCTGCTCCACACCCTGGTGGGCTATATGGACCGCCCCAGCGCCGTCCAGCTGCTTGCCTATGGCGCCACCTTGCTCGGCATCACCGCCCTGGCGCGGGTGGCCGGACGGCAGCACGCCTGA
- a CDS encoding bacteriohemerythrin translates to MPLLRKIEVTTGVWWIEAAQAGVSVLCGCPADAVKHLMKRGLIVSTEVNGVPFETGPNVILLSDAMVQNGSFSNLAEFPVLQMLYRQGMILPDHPGNTGIKPMLIGSADQVSAQMQYIYRGNYGLVTEEEIVEAGETPERAREMMRMKLRFAFGNIRHPGDLLDTLVVDNEPVEIRNGVFVRRMMFNVFEFTYQGQTAVVDLNLPSFETYESPYPLGFYRLRREYFAVIHSGEGDGWDINRPSMSSIVMFQGKVYLVDAGPNILYSLNALGIGVNEIEGIFHTHSHDDHFAGLTTLIRSDHKLKYYSTPLVRASVAKKVAALLSIEEGAFSDYFDVRPLIEGEWNSIDGLEVMPVFSPHPVETTVFHFRAMWEGGYRTYSHFADICRLSVLQGFVTDDPEAAGISQTMYDKVAADYLVPADVKKIDVGGGMIHGDAYDFRDDKSGKIILAHTSQRNTRAQKAIGSSASFGTVDVLIPSNHDFIWPYAFEALDAYFPGIPRHQIRVLLNNPVVTFNPGTILVKERMVNDQIYLLLSGSVEMIPIEIEMRSVLSAGALIGELSGLFGTPASETYRAASFVQALAIPCSLYLEFVRYNDVFSGVSRLLENREFLLRTSLFGEVVSSKSLNRIAQGMKRQAVDADTVIEPGPGLVAMLKSGSAGRFLAEHMFETLKPGDFFGEEVAIFGTPSLLRVRALEGCEVYLVPAETLRDIPSVRWKLFEASTKRTRAMVEAGEHARVLIKWHDEYSVGVQRIDSHHRRLFEIGNSVLDMMERKSPDAEVAETMGLLREYARFHFSEEEGLLIRYKYPDLSSHRARHNRLLEQLTELQAAVAEGRGYNEAEVLTFLQEWIVGHTLAEDRKSAIYLNSKGVY, encoded by the coding sequence ATGCCTTTGCTGCGAAAAATCGAGGTTACGACCGGCGTCTGGTGGATCGAAGCCGCCCAGGCCGGGGTATCGGTGCTGTGCGGCTGTCCCGCCGACGCGGTCAAGCATCTGATGAAACGGGGGCTGATCGTCTCCACCGAGGTCAACGGCGTTCCGTTCGAGACCGGGCCCAACGTCATATTGCTGTCGGACGCCATGGTCCAGAACGGCAGCTTTTCCAACCTGGCTGAATTTCCCGTCCTGCAGATGCTCTATCGCCAGGGCATGATCCTGCCAGATCATCCCGGCAATACCGGCATCAAGCCCATGCTGATCGGCAGCGCCGACCAGGTGTCGGCCCAGATGCAGTACATCTACCGCGGCAATTACGGCCTGGTGACCGAGGAAGAGATCGTCGAGGCCGGCGAGACACCGGAGCGCGCCCGCGAGATGATGCGCATGAAGCTGCGCTTCGCCTTCGGCAATATCCGCCATCCCGGCGATCTGCTCGACACCCTGGTGGTGGACAACGAGCCGGTGGAGATCCGCAACGGTGTCTTCGTCCGCCGCATGATGTTCAACGTCTTCGAATTCACCTATCAGGGCCAGACGGCGGTGGTGGATCTGAACCTGCCGTCGTTCGAGACCTACGAATCGCCCTATCCGCTGGGCTTTTACCGTCTGCGCCGCGAGTATTTCGCCGTCATCCATTCGGGCGAAGGCGATGGCTGGGACATCAACCGGCCCAGCATGTCGTCCATCGTCATGTTCCAGGGCAAGGTCTATCTGGTGGATGCCGGTCCCAACATTCTCTACTCGCTGAATGCCCTGGGCATCGGCGTCAATGAGATCGAGGGCATCTTCCATACCCACTCCCACGATGACCATTTCGCCGGGCTGACCACGCTGATCCGTTCGGATCACAAGCTGAAATACTATTCGACCCCCCTGGTCCGCGCTTCGGTGGCCAAGAAGGTGGCGGCCCTGCTCTCCATCGAGGAAGGGGCGTTCTCGGACTATTTCGATGTCCGTCCCCTGATCGAGGGAGAATGGAACTCCATCGACGGGCTGGAAGTGATGCCGGTCTTCTCGCCCCATCCGGTCGAGACCACCGTTTTCCACTTCCGCGCCATGTGGGAGGGCGGCTATCGCACCTATTCCCACTTCGCCGACATCTGTCGCCTGTCGGTGCTGCAGGGCTTCGTCACCGACGATCCCGAGGCGGCGGGCATCAGCCAGACCATGTACGACAAGGTCGCCGCCGATTATCTGGTCCCGGCCGACGTCAAGAAAATCGACGTGGGCGGCGGCATGATTCACGGCGACGCCTATGATTTCCGCGACGACAAGTCGGGCAAGATCATCCTGGCCCACACCTCCCAGCGCAATACCCGCGCCCAGAAGGCCATCGGCTCGTCGGCCTCGTTCGGCACGGTGGATGTGCTGATCCCGTCCAACCATGATTTCATCTGGCCCTATGCCTTCGAGGCGCTGGACGCCTATTTTCCCGGCATTCCCCGCCATCAGATCCGGGTGCTGCTCAACAATCCGGTGGTGACGTTCAATCCCGGCACCATCCTGGTCAAGGAGCGCATGGTCAACGACCAGATCTACCTGCTGCTGTCGGGCAGCGTGGAGATGATCCCCATCGAGATCGAGATGCGCTCGGTCCTGTCGGCCGGCGCACTGATCGGCGAGCTGTCGGGCCTGTTCGGCACGCCGGCATCCGAGACCTACCGCGCCGCCAGCTTCGTGCAGGCCCTGGCCATTCCCTGTTCGCTCTATCTCGAATTCGTGCGGTACAACGACGTATTCTCGGGCGTGTCGCGCCTGCTGGAGAACCGCGAGTTCCTGCTGCGGACCTCGCTGTTCGGCGAGGTGGTGTCGTCCAAGTCGCTGAACCGCATCGCCCAGGGCATGAAGCGTCAGGCCGTCGACGCCGACACCGTGATCGAGCCCGGCCCCGGCCTGGTGGCCATGCTGAAATCGGGCAGCGCCGGCCGCTTCCTGGCCGAGCATATGTTCGAGACGCTCAAGCCCGGCGATTTCTTCGGCGAGGAGGTGGCCATCTTCGGCACTCCCAGCCTGCTGCGTGTCCGCGCCCTGGAAGGCTGCGAGGTCTATCTGGTGCCGGCCGAGACCCTGCGCGACATTCCCTCGGTCCGTTGGAAGCTGTTCGAGGCCAGCACCAAGCGGACCCGGGCCATGGTCGAGGCAGGTGAGCACGCCCGCGTGCTGATCAAGTGGCACGACGAATATTCCGTAGGGGTGCAACGCATCGATTCCCATCATCGGCGGCTGTTCGAGATCGGCAATTCCGTCCTCGACATGATGGAGCGCAAATCGCCCGATGCCGAGGTGGCCGAGACCATGGGCCTGCTGCGCGAATACGCCCGCTTCCACTTCAGCGAGGAAGAGGGGCTGCTGATCCGCTACAAATATCCGGACCTCAGCAGCCATCGCGCCCGCCACAACCGCCTGCTGGAACAGCTGACCGAGCTGCAGGCGGCGGTGGCCGAAGGGCGCGGCTATAACGAGGCCGAGGTTCTGACCTTCCTGCAGGAATGGATCGTCGGTCATACCCTGGCCGAAGACCGCAAATCGGCCATCTACCTCAATTCCAAGGGCGTGTATTAA
- the hemA gene encoding 5-aminolevulinate synthase: MDYEHYFTKRISDLKSEGRYRVFADLERQKGRFPIALNYRDGEVREVVVWCSNDYLGMGQHPEVIAAAHEALERCGAGAGGTRNISGTNHYHVLLEEELASFNAKESSLLFTSGYVANQTTLSTLGATIPGCVVFSDELNHNSMIEGIRHGRSAKQVFRHNDPEHLEQLLSAYPKETPKLVAFESVYSMDGDIAPIAEICDVAEAHNAMTYLDEVHAVGMYGAEGSGVAERDGVRDRITIIQGTLAKALGVVGGYIAASASCVDYVRSFGPGFIFSSSMPPATAAAALASIRYLRAHPEIRDRHQERAATAKRLLSARGIPVLPSVSHIVPVMVGNAALCKEASDLLLNEYGIYVQPINYPTVPVGTERLRITPTPLHDDAMMAHLVDAFSAVWDRLDLHKVHHPKTIKAAE; encoded by the coding sequence ATGGATTACGAGCATTACTTCACCAAGCGGATCAGCGACCTCAAGTCCGAGGGGCGCTATCGGGTGTTCGCCGATCTGGAACGCCAGAAGGGCCGCTTCCCCATCGCCCTCAACTATCGCGACGGCGAAGTGCGCGAAGTGGTGGTGTGGTGCTCCAACGATTATCTCGGCATGGGCCAGCACCCGGAGGTGATCGCCGCCGCCCACGAGGCGCTGGAGCGCTGCGGCGCCGGCGCCGGCGGCACCCGCAACATTTCCGGCACCAACCATTATCACGTGCTGCTGGAAGAGGAGCTGGCCAGCTTCAACGCCAAGGAATCGTCGCTGCTGTTCACCTCGGGCTACGTGGCCAACCAGACTACGCTCTCCACCCTGGGCGCCACCATTCCGGGCTGCGTGGTGTTCTCCGACGAGCTCAACCATAATTCCATGATCGAAGGCATTCGCCACGGCCGCTCGGCCAAGCAGGTCTTCCGTCACAACGACCCCGAGCACCTGGAACAGTTGCTGTCGGCCTATCCGAAGGAGACGCCCAAGCTGGTGGCCTTCGAGTCGGTCTATTCCATGGACGGCGACATCGCCCCCATCGCCGAGATCTGCGACGTGGCCGAGGCCCACAACGCCATGACCTATCTGGACGAGGTCCACGCGGTCGGCATGTATGGCGCCGAAGGGTCCGGCGTGGCCGAGCGCGACGGGGTGCGCGACCGCATCACCATCATCCAGGGGACCCTGGCCAAGGCGCTGGGCGTGGTGGGCGGCTATATCGCCGCCTCGGCCTCCTGCGTCGACTATGTCCGCAGCTTCGGCCCCGGCTTCATCTTCTCGTCGTCCATGCCGCCGGCCACCGCCGCCGCCGCCCTGGCCTCCATCCGGTACTTGCGCGCCCATCCGGAGATCCGCGACCGGCACCAGGAGCGCGCCGCCACGGCCAAGCGCCTGCTGAGCGCACGGGGCATTCCCGTGCTGCCCTCGGTCAGCCACATCGTGCCGGTAATGGTGGGCAACGCCGCCCTGTGCAAGGAAGCCAGCGACCTGCTGCTCAACGAGTACGGCATCTATGTCCAGCCCATCAATTACCCCACCGTTCCCGTGGGAACCGAGCGGCTGCGCATTACGCCGACGCCGCTGCACGACGATGCCATGATGGCCCATCTGGTGGACGCCTTCTCGGCGGTGTGGGACCGGTTGGACCTGCACAAGGTCCACCACCCGAAAACCATCAAGGCGGCGGAGTAA
- a CDS encoding aspartate aminotransferase family protein has product MQTHASNRTIAEKDVDSVLHPYTNLKRHPEVGPLVITRGQGVRVYDEAGRDYIEGLAGLWCTSLGWGEERLVEAAARQMRQLPFYHLFSHKTHDVGVELCARLLAMAPVPMSKVFLAGSGSEANDTAIKLIHYRANALGTPDKKKIIAREKAYHGVTVATASLTGLVNNQRSFDLPIPGVLRAACPHHYRFAKDGESEEDFSTRLAGELEAMILAEGPDTVAAFFAEPVMGAGGVIVPPAGYFPKIQAVLDRYDVLLVVDEVICGFGRTGKMFGTETFGIRPDMMTLAKGLSSGYAPISALMVNERVYGPVAEESGRIGVFGHGYTYGGHPVSAAVALETLNIYAERDILAQVAEVGPVLQDGLRALRGHPLVGEARGVGLIGAVELVADKANRAPFPPELAVGARVVAKAQAKGVILRAMGDAVAFAPPLVISKADIAEMLRRFGLALDEAHGELGRG; this is encoded by the coding sequence ATGCAGACCCACGCCAGCAACCGAACCATCGCCGAAAAGGACGTGGACTCGGTCCTGCACCCCTATACCAATCTGAAGCGCCATCCCGAGGTGGGGCCGCTGGTCATCACCCGAGGCCAGGGCGTGCGGGTCTATGACGAGGCGGGGCGCGACTATATCGAGGGCCTGGCCGGGCTGTGGTGCACGTCGTTGGGCTGGGGCGAGGAGCGGCTGGTGGAAGCCGCCGCCCGCCAGATGCGACAACTCCCGTTTTATCATCTGTTCAGCCACAAGACCCACGACGTGGGCGTCGAACTGTGCGCCCGCCTGCTGGCCATGGCTCCTGTCCCCATGTCCAAGGTGTTCCTGGCCGGATCGGGGTCGGAAGCCAACGATACCGCCATCAAGCTGATCCACTACCGCGCCAATGCCTTGGGGACGCCCGACAAGAAGAAGATCATCGCCCGGGAGAAGGCCTATCACGGCGTCACCGTGGCCACCGCCTCGCTGACCGGGCTGGTCAACAACCAGCGCTCGTTCGACCTGCCCATTCCCGGCGTGCTGCGGGCCGCCTGCCCTCACCACTACCGCTTCGCCAAGGATGGCGAGAGCGAGGAGGACTTTTCCACCCGTCTCGCCGGGGAGCTGGAGGCGATGATCCTGGCCGAGGGGCCCGACACCGTCGCCGCCTTCTTCGCCGAGCCGGTGATGGGCGCCGGCGGCGTCATCGTTCCCCCCGCCGGCTACTTCCCCAAGATCCAGGCGGTGCTCGACAGATATGATGTGCTGCTGGTGGTCGACGAGGTGATTTGCGGCTTCGGCCGCACCGGCAAGATGTTCGGCACCGAGACCTTCGGCATCCGCCCCGACATGATGACGCTCGCCAAGGGGCTGTCCTCGGGCTATGCCCCGATCTCGGCCCTGATGGTCAATGAGCGGGTTTACGGCCCCGTCGCCGAGGAATCGGGACGCATCGGCGTGTTCGGCCACGGCTACACCTATGGCGGCCACCCGGTGTCGGCCGCGGTGGCGCTGGAGACGCTGAACATCTATGCCGAGCGCGACATCCTGGCCCAGGTGGCCGAGGTCGGCCCGGTGCTGCAGGACGGCTTGCGGGCGTTGCGCGGCCACCCCTTGGTGGGCGAAGCCCGCGGCGTGGGGCTGATCGGCGCCGTGGAACTGGTGGCGGACAAGGCCAACCGGGCCCCCTTCCCGCCCGAACTGGCCGTGGGCGCCCGGGTGGTGGCCAAGGCCCAGGCCAAGGGCGTGATCCTGCGCGCCATGGGCGACGCGGTGGCCTTCGCTCCGCCTCTGGTCATCTCGAAGGCCGATATCGCCGAGATGCTGCGGCGTTTCGGCCTGGCGCTTGACGAAGCTCATGGCGAGCTTGGACGCGGATAA